A genome region from Chloroflexota bacterium includes the following:
- a CDS encoding type IV pilus twitching motility protein PilT, which translates to MEHIIELLNLMVDQKASDLHLRVPAPPVLRVDGELRPQMQLPPLKPEEIEAAFKHISTQEQRSRFHLEKELDFAYSVPGLARFRVSVMQQRGSISLAFRLVPFKVFTIDELQLPQMCKELILKPRGLILITGPTGSGKSTTMAAMLNYLNENIARNVITIEDPIEYLHHNIKCLIAQRDLGDDTKSFDIALIHALRHDPDVIVVGELRDFETVQTAMRAAETGHIVMGTLHTTDAPQTVDRIIDIFPPSQQPQIRLQFSQVIVAVLSQTLLPRTTGKGRIAAFEIMIGNSAVKNLVREGKTFELHSVMQLSSSEGMQTLDQALADLVRKKIVALEEAKMKSSNPDRLKKLLEYQPSTVSR; encoded by the coding sequence ATGGAACATATAATTGAACTTCTAAATCTAATGGTAGACCAAAAAGCCTCAGACCTGCATTTAAGGGTGCCCGCACCACCAGTGCTGCGCGTTGACGGCGAGCTTAGACCGCAAATGCAGCTACCGCCACTCAAACCGGAGGAAATCGAAGCGGCGTTTAAACATATTTCTACTCAAGAGCAAAGGAGTCGCTTCCACCTAGAAAAGGAGCTTGACTTCGCCTACAGTGTCCCTGGGTTAGCCAGATTCCGGGTGAGTGTCATGCAGCAAAGGGGGTCAATAAGTCTTGCTTTCCGCCTGGTGCCCTTTAAAGTATTTACAATCGATGAGCTACAGCTACCGCAGATGTGCAAGGAGCTTATTCTCAAACCAAGAGGACTCATCCTGATCACTGGTCCAACGGGCAGCGGCAAATCCACCACTATGGCCGCTATGCTTAATTACCTCAATGAGAACATTGCCCGCAACGTAATCACCATTGAGGACCCGATTGAATATTTGCACCACAACATCAAATGCCTAATCGCCCAGCGAGACCTTGGCGATGATACTAAGTCATTCGATATTGCTCTCATCCACGCCCTACGGCATGACCCGGATGTTATAGTGGTTGGTGAGCTCAGAGATTTTGAAACCGTACAGACGGCGATGAGGGCCGCTGAAACCGGACACATCGTGATGGGCACACTGCACACCACTGATGCACCTCAGACTGTTGACCGTATAATTGATATATTCCCACCCAGCCAGCAACCTCAAATCAGACTACAATTCTCACAGGTAATAGTCGCAGTCTTATCTCAGACCCTATTGCCACGGACTACGGGTAAAGGTAGAATAGCCGCTTTCGAAATCATGATTGGCAATTCTGCGGTCAAGAACCTTGTTCGGGAAGGCAAGACATTTGAGCTACACAGTGTAATGCAACTCAGCTCCAGCGAAGGCATGCAAACCCTTGACCAAGCACTAGCCGATTTAGTGAGGAAGAAAATAGTAGCTTTAGAAGAAGCCAAGATGAAGAGCAGTAACCCCGACCGACTGAAGAAACTGCTCGAATACCAACCTAGCACCGTCAGTCGTTAG
- a CDS encoding 4Fe-4S dicluster domain-containing protein, protein MEAFREIFWDIAFGSLILYPLGAAALGIFIYAIYRRCRLWAVGKPDKRWDNLGKRIWDFIVVGIIDGIFHRRFFREPYPGIMHFLLFAGAVVLLVGTALDVIDHYVFHFISGNIYLGLSFALDMGGVFMLVGAIMAVVRRYVQKPERLNTVLDNTVVLTLIFVVVITGFFIEAFRMLTAIPEGLSQPEFYSHPEWSIWAFVGYAIAGLFSGLSESTRLAWYIGLWWFHAALALGAIFYVCLSFDKLTHIIVSPVNVFFKSSRPKGALAPINIEEAETFGVSKIEDFTWKQLFDLDACTDCGRCQDRCPAYLTGKPLSPRKVIQDLKAHLLDRSSALLTAKAATPTDGGGAKSLIGEVILEDELWSCTTCRACQEICPVFVEHIDKIVDMRRNLVLEQAKVPETGEAALRCIEARGHSCRGTTLTRTDWTSGLDIKLLSEESNVDLIYYVGCAAALEDRSMKIAVAMGKILKAAGVRFAILGPEETCCGEPARRLGNEYLFQMQATKNIELFKNYNAKKIVTTCPHCFNTIKNEYTQFGGDFEVVHHTQFIAELLKQGKIKPALMRDGKLTYHDSCYLGRHNDIYEAPRQVLASVSPSRLLEMRRVRRNGFCCGAGGGRYWMEERIGKRISEERIEHAIETKADIVAAACPYCLQMFEDAIKAKAVEESFKAADIAELLAAQLG, encoded by the coding sequence ATGGAAGCATTTCGTGAAATTTTCTGGGATATAGCTTTTGGTTCTCTTATCTTGTATCCTCTGGGTGCAGCCGCTCTTGGGATTTTTATTTATGCTATATACCGTCGTTGTCGCCTGTGGGCAGTCGGTAAGCCTGATAAGAGGTGGGATAATCTAGGTAAGAGAATTTGGGATTTTATAGTTGTTGGGATAATTGATGGCATTTTTCATAGGCGATTCTTCCGCGAACCATACCCCGGGATAATGCATTTTCTCCTGTTTGCTGGGGCTGTTGTTCTGCTAGTTGGAACAGCCCTCGACGTTATAGACCATTACGTTTTTCATTTTATAAGTGGGAATATTTATCTTGGCCTTAGTTTTGCGCTGGATATGGGTGGGGTATTTATGTTGGTTGGCGCTATCATGGCCGTGGTTCGTCGGTATGTCCAGAAGCCGGAAAGGTTAAATACCGTGCTGGACAATACCGTTGTTTTAACCCTCATCTTTGTCGTTGTAATCACTGGCTTCTTTATCGAAGCCTTTCGTATGCTGACGGCTATTCCAGAAGGCTTATCTCAGCCTGAATTTTACAGCCATCCAGAGTGGTCGATTTGGGCTTTTGTGGGCTATGCTATAGCTGGCCTGTTTTCCGGTTTATCCGAAAGCACTAGGTTAGCCTGGTATATTGGCTTATGGTGGTTTCATGCCGCCCTGGCTTTAGGCGCTATTTTCTACGTCTGTCTCTCATTCGACAAGCTGACCCATATCATCGTGTCACCGGTTAATGTCTTTTTCAAGTCGTCTCGACCCAAGGGCGCATTGGCGCCGATTAATATTGAGGAAGCTGAGACCTTTGGTGTCAGTAAGATAGAAGATTTTACCTGGAAACAACTCTTTGATTTGGATGCCTGTACTGACTGCGGTAGGTGTCAGGATAGATGCCCGGCTTATCTTACAGGCAAGCCTTTATCTCCACGCAAGGTAATACAAGATCTGAAAGCCCATTTGCTCGATAGAAGCAGTGCTTTGCTGACCGCCAAAGCGGCTACTCCCACAGATGGTGGTGGAGCCAAGTCTCTGATTGGGGAGGTGATACTTGAGGATGAGCTTTGGTCATGTACCACCTGCCGTGCTTGCCAGGAAATATGTCCTGTATTTGTTGAGCATATTGATAAGATTGTGGATATGCGTCGCAATTTGGTCTTGGAACAAGCTAAGGTACCTGAGACTGGTGAAGCCGCTTTGAGGTGCATTGAGGCCAGAGGCCACAGTTGTAGGGGAACTACGCTTACCAGGACTGACTGGACCAGTGGACTGGATATCAAGCTCCTATCTGAGGAGAGCAATGTTGATTTGATATATTACGTAGGCTGTGCTGCGGCTTTGGAAGATAGGAGTATGAAGATAGCTGTAGCTATGGGCAAGATATTGAAAGCTGCCGGTGTCAGGTTTGCTATCCTTGGCCCTGAGGAGACCTGCTGTGGTGAGCCGGCAAGAAGGCTAGGCAACGAATACCTATTTCAGATGCAGGCGACGAAGAATATCGAGCTGTTTAAGAACTACAACGCAAAGAAGATAGTCACCACCTGTCCGCATTGTTTTAACACTATTAAGAATGAGTACACTCAGTTTGGTGGTGATTTTGAGGTTGTCCATCATACACAGTTTATCGCTGAACTGCTGAAGCAGGGTAAGATTAAACCAGCTTTGATGAGAGATGGGAAATTAACCTATCACGATTCTTGTTATCTCGGTAGACACAACGACATATATGAGGCTCCGAGACAGGTACTGGCCAGCGTCTCGCCATCCCGGCTGCTGGAGATGAGGCGTGTTCGGCGGAACGGATTTTGTTGCGGTGCTGGAGGTGGACGCTACTGGATGGAGGAGCGCATTGGCAAGCGGATCAGCGAAGAGCGCATTGAGCATGCAATCGAGACCAAAGCTGATATCGTAGCTGCAGCCTGCCCTTATTGTTTGCAGATGTTTGAAGATGCTATTAAAGCGAAAGCGGTGGAAGAATCATTCAAAGCTGCAGACATTGCTGAGTTGCTGGCAGCACAACTTGGTTAA
- the rny gene encoding ribonuclease Y — translation MISATIYFVFVGVVLLLGLLLGYFARQILANQQLRRTQNEAKRLLEEAAAAHTDMLQKAREEAIRVRAAAEADSRERRFELQRLERRFAQKEEKLEHKLEALERRERGLTNREREIEGVKTQLEEIRAKQLQRLELISGISSDEAKQELLRAIEEEIREEASRRVREWESRVKNEIDDKAREILATTIQRCATDVVSETTVSVVPLPSDEMKGRLIGREGRNIRALEQATGVDLIIDDTPEAVTITSFDPMRREIARVALNSLILDGRIHPARIEEVVEKAKSEVETAIRDEGERATREVGVIGLHPELIRLIGKLKFRSSYGQNVLTHSLEVAYFAGMLAAEIGADVILAKRAGLLHDIGKAVDHQIEGPHASIGADLVKQWDKSTEIAQAVAEHHGEATTTSALGFIVATADAISGSRLGARRESLEQYLKRIEALENVATSFSGVEKAFAIQAGREVRILVKPEQIDDLGAMRLARDIVQKIEDTLEYPGQIKVTVMRETRAVDYAK, via the coding sequence ATGATTTCTGCAACAATATACTTTGTTTTTGTTGGGGTTGTTCTCCTTTTAGGTTTACTCCTCGGCTATTTTGCCAGGCAGATATTAGCTAACCAGCAGCTCCGCCGAACTCAAAATGAAGCTAAGCGATTACTAGAGGAGGCAGCGGCTGCGCATACAGATATGCTTCAGAAAGCCAGAGAAGAAGCTATCAGGGTAAGAGCAGCTGCTGAAGCTGATAGTCGTGAGCGACGTTTTGAATTACAGAGACTGGAAAGGCGTTTTGCTCAGAAGGAAGAGAAGCTAGAACACAAGCTGGAGGCTCTGGAACGCCGCGAACGTGGTCTGACTAACCGGGAGAGGGAAATCGAGGGTGTTAAAACTCAACTTGAGGAGATACGAGCTAAGCAGCTGCAGCGACTCGAGCTTATCTCAGGTATTTCAAGTGATGAAGCTAAACAGGAATTGCTTCGGGCTATAGAAGAAGAGATTCGTGAGGAAGCGTCACGGCGTGTTCGGGAATGGGAGTCCCGCGTAAAGAACGAGATTGATGACAAAGCCCGCGAAATTTTAGCTACCACTATCCAGCGCTGTGCCACCGACGTAGTTTCAGAGACAACAGTATCTGTTGTGCCTTTGCCTAGTGATGAGATGAAAGGGCGGCTTATTGGCCGTGAGGGTCGAAATATCCGAGCTTTGGAGCAGGCTACTGGTGTGGATCTAATCATTGATGATACGCCGGAAGCGGTGACCATCACTAGTTTCGACCCGATGAGGCGGGAAATAGCTAGGGTGGCTTTGAACAGTCTTATTCTTGATGGGCGTATTCATCCAGCCCGGATAGAGGAAGTGGTGGAGAAGGCTAAAAGTGAAGTTGAGACTGCGATTCGCGATGAGGGCGAACGCGCAACTCGTGAAGTTGGAGTAATAGGGTTACATCCTGAGTTGATCAGGTTAATCGGCAAGCTAAAGTTTCGAAGCAGCTATGGGCAGAACGTGTTGACTCATAGCCTTGAGGTCGCTTACTTCGCCGGAATGCTGGCAGCTGAGATCGGTGCTGATGTGATACTGGCCAAGAGAGCCGGCCTGCTTCATGATATCGGTAAAGCTGTGGATCATCAAATAGAAGGCCCGCATGCCTCGATAGGTGCTGACCTAGTTAAGCAGTGGGACAAATCGACTGAGATAGCTCAAGCTGTCGCTGAACATCATGGTGAAGCTACTACAACCAGTGCCCTCGGTTTTATCGTTGCTACGGCTGATGCTATAAGTGGGTCGAGACTTGGAGCCCGGCGTGAGTCGCTGGAACAATACTTAAAGCGTATCGAGGCTCTGGAAAATGTGGCTACTAGTTTTTCTGGAGTGGAGAAGGCTTTTGCTATTCAAGCGGGGCGCGAAGTGCGTATTCTAGTTAAACCAGAGCAGATAGATGACCTGGGAGCTATGAGATTGGCTCGAGACATAGTTCAGAAGATAGAGGATACTCTGGAGTATCCGGGTCAAATTAAAGTGACTGTGATGCGGGAGACCAGGGCAGTGGATTACGCCAAGTAA
- the thpR gene encoding RNA 2',3'-cyclic phosphodiesterase, giving the protein MVKTLSNEQIRSFIAIELPEEVKSGLHRLQAELKLPQHTFVKWVGPESIHLTLKFLGNISPQKVSEVAKVMEQASNGVSPFQVEITEVGAFPNLRQPRVLWLGIRGEINKLVAWQQRIDNGLAPLGFAKETRPFTPHLTLARLREGVSPGDRRDFGELVMKTPVEVNYKVDAKSLSLMKSQLLPGGAVYSRLAEVKLKG; this is encoded by the coding sequence GTGGTAAAGACATTGAGCAACGAGCAAATTCGTTCTTTTATTGCTATTGAATTGCCTGAAGAGGTCAAATCTGGCCTGCATCGGCTGCAAGCTGAGTTGAAATTACCTCAGCATACCTTCGTAAAATGGGTGGGCCCTGAGAGTATTCATCTTACGCTCAAATTCTTGGGCAACATATCTCCCCAGAAAGTATCCGAGGTAGCCAAGGTTATGGAACAAGCCAGTAATGGCGTTAGCCCATTTCAGGTAGAAATCACTGAAGTAGGTGCTTTTCCTAACTTGAGGCAGCCACGTGTCCTCTGGTTAGGCATTAGAGGCGAGATAAATAAATTAGTAGCCTGGCAACAGCGTATCGATAATGGCCTGGCTCCGCTGGGCTTTGCCAAAGAAACGCGTCCGTTCACACCCCATTTAACTCTGGCCCGTTTGCGGGAGGGGGTTTCACCCGGAGACAGAAGAGATTTCGGCGAACTGGTCATGAAGACACCCGTTGAGGTCAATTATAAGGTAGACGCAAAAAGCCTCAGCTTGATGAAAAGCCAGCTTTTACCCGGCGGAGCTGTCTATAGCCGCCTGGCCGAGGTGAAACTGAAAGGCTAG
- a CDS encoding regulatory protein RecX — MGVITALRVNGKKKQVSVFVDGSFSFSIGDEVAVTAGIKVGQHLSAEQIKELKQVDIFQNCFEAALHYLGYRPRSEAEVRQRLHRRGFNDEVVDKVIIKLKERSLIDDEAFAQYWKDSRQSFRPRSRRLIKLELRQKGVASETANEVVADLDDEAAAYRVGLRKARVLSGSDHSEFRRRLVGYLRRRGFDYGTISAVVVRLWQERQTDSA, encoded by the coding sequence GTGGGGGTGATTACAGCTCTGAGGGTAAACGGTAAGAAAAAGCAAGTCAGTGTCTTTGTTGACGGCTCCTTTTCGTTTTCCATCGGTGATGAGGTGGCAGTAACAGCTGGTATCAAAGTTGGCCAACACTTGTCGGCAGAGCAGATTAAAGAACTGAAGCAAGTTGACATTTTTCAGAACTGTTTTGAGGCCGCTTTGCACTATCTCGGCTATCGTCCTAGAAGTGAGGCTGAAGTAAGACAACGACTACATCGTCGAGGTTTCAATGATGAGGTGGTGGATAAAGTTATTATTAAGCTAAAGGAGCGCAGCCTGATTGATGATGAAGCTTTTGCCCAATATTGGAAGGACAGTCGCCAGTCATTCAGGCCTCGAAGCCGAAGGCTGATAAAACTTGAGTTGCGGCAAAAGGGTGTGGCTAGTGAAACAGCTAATGAGGTAGTGGCCGATTTGGATGATGAAGCTGCCGCTTATAGGGTAGGATTAAGGAAGGCGCGTGTTTTGTCTGGCTCGGATCATAGTGAATTCCGTCGCCGTTTGGTCGGTTATCTTCGGCGGCGCGGCTTTGATTATGGTACTATTAGTGCTGTTGTGGTGCGTTTGTGGCAAGAGCGGCAAACTGACTCTGCGTAA
- a CDS encoding transketolase, with translation MADLRTKGKFDLSVPELEKMAKQLRRHVITMIATAGSGHPGGSLSAADIVTALYFKVMRHDPRNPQWPDRDRFVLSKGHAAPILYAALAECGYFPVEELSTLRKLGSRLQGHTDRTLTPGVEMSAGSLGQGLSFGIGVALAGRLDKRGYHTYVLLGDGECEEGQIWEAAMSAPHFQLDNLTVVVDHNGIQLDGRCCDIMGLESLADKWRAFNWHVIEIDGHEMKQILQALKEAREIKGRPTVIIANTVKGKGVSFMEGNVDFHGKAPNAQETEIALKELA, from the coding sequence ATGGCTGACTTACGAACCAAAGGTAAGTTCGATTTGTCCGTCCCCGAACTTGAGAAGATGGCAAAGCAGTTGCGCCGTCACGTTATCACCATGATAGCCACGGCGGGCAGCGGACATCCCGGCGGTTCTCTTTCTGCTGCCGACATTGTCACTGCCCTTTACTTCAAGGTCATGCGTCATGACCCCAGAAATCCGCAGTGGCCTGACCGAGACCGGTTCGTCCTGAGCAAGGGACATGCCGCCCCTATACTCTACGCTGCACTGGCTGAATGTGGTTACTTTCCCGTTGAGGAGCTGTCCACCTTGAGAAAACTGGGCAGCCGGCTTCAGGGGCACACTGACAGAACATTGACCCCGGGTGTAGAGATGTCGGCCGGCTCTCTGGGGCAGGGCTTGTCTTTCGGCATCGGCGTTGCCCTGGCAGGCAGGCTCGATAAGCGTGGCTATCACACATATGTGCTTCTCGGCGATGGGGAATGTGAGGAAGGGCAAATCTGGGAAGCTGCCATGTCTGCCCCTCACTTCCAGCTAGATAATCTAACGGTTGTAGTCGACCACAATGGGATACAGCTTGACGGTCGATGCTGTGACATCATGGGCCTTGAGTCGCTGGCTGACAAATGGCGGGCTTTTAACTGGCATGTCATCGAGATAGACGGACATGAAATGAAGCAGATTTTGCAGGCTTTGAAAGAGGCCAGGGAAATAAAAGGAAGGCCGACGGTAATCATCGCCAACACGGTCAAGGGCAAAGGCGTCAGCTTTATGGAGGGGAATGTTGATTTTCATGGCAAGGCTCCCAATGCGCAGGAGACTGAGATAGCTTTGAAGGAGCTGGCATGA
- a CDS encoding amidohydrolase yields the protein MLEMITDFHTHVVPPEIKERRHKYLGDACFSLLYAEPKAKLATAEEVIASMDEHNIHKSVILNLGWTSHELCVETNDYILEAITRYPERLIGFCVIQPLAGDKAIKELERCARNGAKGIGEMRPDIQGFDFKDNKIMKPVVETAIKHNLIFLTHVSEPVGHQYFGKGSITPEVIYPFILNFPDLKVVCAHWGGGLPFYALMPEVGKALNNVYFDTAATPFLYKPQIFKQVADITGSNKILFGSDYPLLSPRRIIDQIESTELGQEDKAKILGGNAQKLLAIV from the coding sequence ATGCTTGAGATGATTACAGACTTTCATACCCACGTGGTGCCGCCAGAAATAAAGGAAAGGCGCCATAAATACCTCGGTGATGCCTGCTTTTCCCTACTATATGCTGAACCAAAAGCTAAACTGGCAACAGCCGAAGAAGTAATTGCCAGCATGGATGAACATAACATTCATAAATCAGTAATCCTCAATCTAGGATGGACGAGCCATGAGCTTTGCGTCGAGACAAACGACTATATTCTGGAGGCTATCACCCGTTATCCTGAGCGGCTTATCGGCTTCTGTGTCATTCAACCTCTTGCCGGTGACAAAGCTATCAAAGAGTTGGAACGCTGCGCCCGGAACGGAGCCAAGGGAATCGGGGAGATGAGACCTGATATCCAGGGCTTTGACTTCAAGGACAACAAAATAATGAAACCCGTAGTAGAGACGGCCATAAAACATAACCTGATTTTCCTCACGCACGTCTCCGAGCCGGTGGGACATCAGTACTTCGGCAAGGGAAGCATCACCCCTGAAGTCATCTATCCTTTCATCTTGAACTTCCCTGATTTGAAAGTAGTCTGCGCTCACTGGGGCGGTGGTTTGCCTTTTTATGCCTTGATGCCTGAAGTAGGCAAGGCATTGAATAATGTTTACTTCGATACCGCGGCTACACCGTTTCTGTATAAACCACAGATCTTCAAGCAGGTAGCTGACATCACAGGCAGCAATAAAATCCTCTTCGGCAGCGACTACCCCCTTCTGTCACCAAGACGGATAATAGACCAGATCGAGTCAACCGAGCTTGGGCAAGAAGACAAAGCTAAAATTCTTGGAGGGAATGCACAAAAGCTATTGGCTATCGTGTAA
- a CDS encoding PHP domain-containing protein — translation MKADLHVHTTASDGRLEPREIVSLAVKVGLDAIAITDHDTVGGVVPALAAAEVFPSFVVIPGVEINTDVPHGEVHILGYFIDYTDRKLAIALQRLRDSRRERAQQMIAKLRSLGMKIEWQRVSELAQGGSVCRPHIAQALFEKSYVGSEKEAFDKYIGHDGPAYVERYKLLPAEAVKLILDAQGLPVLAHPIDILDLNEFVPKLKSVGLIGIEVYYRDYSSGIIEELLKVANQHALVPTGGTDYHAFGDGLEVMIGGALTPAQSVERLFALADKHSLELPKQHKL, via the coding sequence GTGAAAGCTGATCTTCATGTGCATACTACTGCCTCCGATGGGCGTCTTGAACCTAGGGAGATTGTTTCCTTGGCGGTAAAAGTCGGGCTGGATGCTATAGCTATTACTGACCATGACACCGTAGGCGGTGTTGTACCAGCTTTGGCTGCCGCTGAAGTTTTTCCTTCGTTTGTGGTTATCCCCGGCGTTGAGATTAATACTGATGTGCCTCATGGTGAGGTTCATATTTTGGGCTATTTCATTGATTACACTGACCGGAAATTGGCTATTGCCTTGCAGAGATTGCGCGATTCGCGGCGAGAGCGGGCACAGCAGATGATTGCCAAGCTGCGTAGCCTGGGCATGAAAATTGAGTGGCAGCGAGTGTCTGAGCTAGCACAGGGAGGTTCTGTATGCAGGCCTCACATAGCTCAAGCTTTGTTTGAGAAAAGCTATGTTGGCTCTGAGAAGGAGGCTTTTGACAAATACATTGGTCATGATGGTCCTGCATATGTGGAGCGGTACAAATTGCTTCCAGCCGAAGCAGTTAAGCTGATTCTAGATGCTCAAGGATTGCCTGTATTAGCTCACCCGATAGACATCCTTGATTTAAATGAGTTTGTCCCCAAGTTGAAATCAGTAGGTCTAATCGGCATAGAAGTCTATTATCGTGATTACAGTTCAGGTATAATTGAAGAGCTACTGAAAGTCGCTAATCAGCATGCCCTTGTTCCCACGGGAGGTACTGATTATCATGCTTTTGGTGATGGTTTAGAGGTTATGATTGGAGGGGCACTGACTCCCGCTCAGTCTGTGGAGCGGTTGTTTGCCCTGGCTGACAAGCATAGTTTAGAGTTACCAAAGCAGCATAAGCTTTAA
- a CDS encoding (Fe-S)-binding protein — translation MWDASKCNFCGDCLLKCLYVDYDKDRAVAEIKALIEGKRAEILIQCVTCCACREYCPTGADPYDLILKAQEKYGAFPVPTEVAAAFDFVAQIPSELIPGDPDKPVLSLCVMERQLPEGALNSQLFEGMTIVKGGDYFCYIGYVHVGKESPIEKSAGKFIDKIASLGKEIIFIHDDCYAMVHAKVKDYGVTVPFKYRHIFEYLRNYLRDHRSSVTKLNKKVAYQRPCASRYTPEKDVLLDEIFELIGVERMPRRYDRESALCCTGPLINVNRERAVSIQVKNIGDAIASGADALVTLCPVCDRVLRRPTSERGFNKIFITDLCRMALGEKLFPA, via the coding sequence ATGTGGGATGCTTCTAAGTGCAACTTTTGTGGCGATTGTTTGCTGAAGTGTCTTTATGTTGATTATGACAAGGACAGGGCCGTAGCTGAAATCAAGGCGCTTATAGAAGGCAAACGGGCTGAAATCTTGATCCAATGTGTCACTTGCTGTGCCTGCAGGGAGTATTGTCCTACAGGAGCTGACCCCTATGACCTTATCCTGAAGGCACAAGAGAAATATGGGGCATTTCCCGTGCCCACGGAAGTAGCAGCTGCGTTCGACTTTGTTGCTCAGATTCCCAGTGAGCTGATACCTGGTGACCCCGATAAGCCTGTACTCTCACTCTGTGTTATGGAGCGCCAGCTTCCTGAAGGAGCCCTTAATAGCCAGTTATTTGAAGGTATGACCATAGTCAAGGGAGGAGACTATTTTTGTTACATCGGCTATGTGCATGTTGGCAAAGAAAGCCCCATTGAGAAGAGTGCCGGGAAATTCATTGATAAAATTGCCAGCTTGGGTAAGGAAATCATATTCATCCACGATGACTGCTATGCTATGGTACATGCCAAGGTCAAGGACTACGGTGTCACTGTGCCATTTAAGTACAGGCATATCTTCGAATACCTGCGCAATTATCTGAGAGACCACCGGAGCAGCGTTACCAAGCTAAATAAGAAGGTGGCTTACCAGCGTCCCTGTGCTTCGAGATATACTCCGGAGAAGGACGTCTTACTTGATGAGATTTTCGAGCTCATTGGAGTGGAGCGAATGCCGCGGAGATATGACCGTGAGAGCGCTCTCTGTTGCACAGGCCCGCTGATCAATGTCAACCGGGAGCGGGCTGTTAGCATACAGGTAAAGAATATCGGAGATGCCATAGCTAGTGGTGCTGATGCTTTAGTTACCCTTTGCCCTGTGTGTGATCGTGTGCTGAGGCGTCCGACCTCAGAACGGGGCTTTAACAAGATTTTCATTACCGATCTCTGTCGTATGGCTCTAGGGGAGAAGTTGTTTCCGGCATAG
- a CDS encoding TIGR00282 family metallophosphoesterase codes for MRILMIGDVVGRPGRRAVQQFLPGLCHDYDLSLVIANGENCAGGIGITPDTARELIDCGVNVITTGNHVWAKKEIIPYLDSELPILRPLNFPPGAPGHGVLEVKGVSIVNLIGRVFIGAFDCPFRAIDCLLSEIKAVSKVIIVDFHAEATSEKVAMGRYLDGRVSAVLGTHTHIGTIDAYILPKGTAYVTDVGMVGPADSVIGVDAESVIRSFLAGMPHRFFMGEGPVSFDAVLVEVEEATGKAISIQRIQLKEE; via the coding sequence TTGCGTATATTAATGATAGGTGACGTAGTTGGCAGGCCTGGCAGAAGAGCAGTGCAGCAATTTCTACCAGGCCTGTGTCATGATTATGACCTTAGCCTTGTTATAGCGAACGGTGAGAATTGCGCTGGTGGCATAGGTATTACGCCAGACACAGCCAGAGAGCTTATTGACTGTGGCGTTAATGTGATAACTACTGGGAATCATGTATGGGCCAAGAAGGAGATTATTCCTTATTTGGATAGTGAGTTGCCTATTCTCCGCCCTTTGAATTTCCCGCCCGGTGCACCAGGCCATGGTGTTCTGGAAGTAAAAGGTGTCTCAATAGTCAATTTAATAGGACGCGTTTTTATTGGCGCATTCGATTGCCCTTTCCGTGCTATAGATTGTCTGCTATCGGAAATCAAAGCTGTTAGTAAGGTCATTATTGTTGATTTTCATGCTGAAGCTACTTCGGAGAAGGTGGCTATGGGAAGGTATCTTGACGGCAGAGTAAGTGCGGTGCTTGGTACGCATACTCATATAGGCACGATTGATGCTTACATTTTGCCTAAAGGAACTGCTTATGTTACTGATGTGGGGATGGTTGGTCCTGCGGATTCGGTTATCGGCGTTGATGCTGAATCAGTAATTCGCAGCTTTCTCGCCGGTATGCCTCATCGCTTTTTTATGGGTGAGGGGCCTGTCAGTTTTGATGCGGTGCTAGTCGAAGTAGAAGAGGCTACGGGAAAGGCTATAAGCATACAGCGGATACAGCTGAAAGAGGAATAG